A window of Aquibium oceanicum genomic DNA:
CATCGTGACGCTGTGCCATGGCACCGGCGCCATCCTCAGCGAAAAGGCCATGAAGGAGGTCGGCGAGAAGTTCACGACCGAATTCCCCGCCATCGCCGGCCCGTACCTCTACGAGCACATCCCCGGCCAGCGCGTCATCTTCACCAGCGACCCGAATTGGAAGGGTCCGAAGCCGGATTTCGACCGGGTCGACTGCCACATCATTACCGAGGTCAAGGCGGCCGAGCTGGCCTTCGAGGCGGGCGAGCTCGACTGCACCGAAATCGGTGCCGACACGCTGGCGCGCTACAACGCCGCCCTGCCTGAAGATGCCAAGCTGACCGTGGCGGGCGAACTTCAGTACATGTGGCTCGGGATGAACACCGACCATCCGAAGCTGAAGGACAAGAACGTCCGGCGCGCCATCCAGCACGCGGTCGACGTCGATGCCATCATTCAGGGCGCCTATTCGGGCACGACCGCCAAGTCCAACGGCATCGTCTGCCCGGGACTGGTCGGCCATCGCGATGCCACGAAGTTCTACAGCTACGATCCCGACAAGGCCCGGCAGCTGCTGGAAGAAGCGGGCGTCTCGGACCTGACGCTCCGCCTCCAGACCCTGAACAACCAGGAGCGCATGCTGACGGCACAGATCATCCAGGCCAACCTAGGCGCAATCGGCATCACCGTCGAAATCCTGCCGCTGGACAGCGGACCGTTCTGGGACGCGGGCATGGAGGACAAGGGCGACGCCTGGAAGGACATCGAGCTGCACATCATGCGCTTCAGCAGTCAGCCCGATCCCTACGAAGCGATGCAGTGGTTCGTTTCCGACCAGGTCGGCGTGTGGAACTGGGAGCGCTGGTCCGATCCCGAGTTCGATGCGCTCTACAAGGAGGGCATCGCCGAGAGCGACCCGGCCAAACGCGCCGAGATCTACCTGCGCATGCAGGACATCATGGAGGAGACCGGCGCCTACGTCTGGATCAACCACGAGCCGGAGCCCTATGCCCACCGCGCGTCGATCGAGATATCCTCTGCGCCTTCGGGCGAGCTGGACTATCGGCGCTTCAAGCAACTCTGATCGGCAGCCGGCCGCTCGCAGGAGCGGCCGGCTTTCCAGGCAAACCATGCGACAGACGATGCTCAACCGCCGCGACGACAACCGGATTTCCGTATCCGGACGCATCGCCTTGCGAACAGGCGAGAGAGCGGCGGGATGACGCTTTATCTCGTCAAGCGGGTCGGCCTGTCGCTGGCCATCGTGTTCTCGGTGGTGCTGCTTCTCTTCTCGCTCCTGCATGTCATTCCCGGCGACCCCGCCACCATCGCGCTCGGACCGCGCGCGACGCCCGAGGTGGTCGAGCGGTACCGGGAACGCATGCATCTCGACGAGCCGCTCGTCACCCAGTTTGTGCTGTTCATCGGCAACGTCGCGCGCGGCGATCTCGGCACCGACGTGTTTTCCGGACGCAGCGTCGGCCTGATGGTCTGGGAGC
This region includes:
- a CDS encoding ABC transporter substrate-binding protein, translated to MKTTHPTRRSFLAGTAALGVAGTAGFPRWAFAQERVLRLRYDGDATILDPGYMIGGTDVETQKQCLPFLTEYVVKDGTVSWQPTYYVKKFEQRDPTHLDFELEDFLEWSGGHGPVTAADVKYSLERMKTTDWSGYYDAMDHVEVTGERTGTIVLSQPFAPFIIVTLCHGTGAILSEKAMKEVGEKFTTEFPAIAGPYLYEHIPGQRVIFTSDPNWKGPKPDFDRVDCHIITEVKAAELAFEAGELDCTEIGADTLARYNAALPEDAKLTVAGELQYMWLGMNTDHPKLKDKNVRRAIQHAVDVDAIIQGAYSGTTAKSNGIVCPGLVGHRDATKFYSYDPDKARQLLEEAGVSDLTLRLQTLNNQERMLTAQIIQANLGAIGITVEILPLDSGPFWDAGMEDKGDAWKDIELHIMRFSSQPDPYEAMQWFVSDQVGVWNWERWSDPEFDALYKEGIAESDPAKRAEIYLRMQDIMEETGAYVWINHEPEPYAHRASIEISSAPSGELDYRRFKQL